A window of Nocardia arthritidis genomic DNA:
CGATATCTGAAACATAGTCTGCTGCAACGACATTCGAGGTGCTACTTTTGTGCCCACATTCCTGATCATCAACGGGGGCTGTTGTGGGCGAAATAGTCGGACTCGACTTGGCGACCTTGTACCGTCTCACGGACGAACTGTCCGGGCATGCCACGAAGATTGCCGGAATCACCGTTTCGGCCAAGGTGACCATGCCGGGTTCGCCGGTGCAGTCGGCGTGTGATCAGGCCGTCGGGGCGGTGCACAAGGCATACGGCTTGATCGGCAAGAACATCGAGGCGATGGCGACGGCCGCCAAGTACGGCCTGAAAACATACGAGTTCATGGAGAAGACGAATACCGACCAGCTGCGCCGCTACACCAGCGGCGCTGGGGTCTGACCGTCATCGATGGCGAGTATCGCTGCTGGGTAACGGTTTTCGATCGCGGGTGAGGTGAATGACAACGATCAGCCATGTGCGCGGCTGCAATCCACAGTCGATGCTCGACTTCGCACAGGATCTGACGACGAAGAACAACGAGTTCACCGTCGCAGTGGACCAGATGGCCGGCGACGTAGACATCGCCATGGACAGCTGGCAGGGCAAGGGAGCCGCCGCGGCGGCGGAACGCGCGCTCGCGCACAAACTTTCGGCGAATCACCTGAGCGAGACCGTGGTCTCGCTGATCGATCACACCAATGCCTTCGGCACGGAGCTGTCGACGCATCGCACGTCGCTGCTGGATATCGTCGACCGCGAGGTCAAGCAGGCGGGGATGACGGTCGACGACAGCGGTAATGTCACCGCGCCGAAAGTGCCGCAGGGCGGCCCGGACAGCGCCACCTGGCGGCTGCTGCAACAGTCGATCGACGGACGGGCCGCGAGCATGCAGTCGCGAATCAAAGCGCTGCTCACCAAGTTCGGGGACGCCGAAACGAAAGCGGCACAGGCCATCGCAGGCGATATGCGGCTGCTGAGCGGCTACGAGAAGTCTCCGGACAAAGCGCCGATCGGTCCGCGCGTGCAGTCCATCCTCGACGGAAAGACGCTGCTGCCAACGGATCCGAAGCAGCTGCACGACTTCTGGCAGACGCTCACCCCGGCGGAGAAGGACGCGCTGTGGCAGCACGACAAGAACATCGGCAACCTGGACGGCCTGCCCGCCGCCGATCGCGACCACTACAACCGGATGAACCTCGATTACCAACTGTCCCGAGCACAAGCCGGTGACCCGAAATACCAGGGAGGAGGTGCGCGGCGGCCGGGCGGCGAGATTCGGTGTCGCGGCCCAGCGTTCCCATTCCTTCTCCAGTTCGGCGCGCTGCCGGGTGAGGGTGCGCACGGGTGCCACCTCGCAAACCCCATCGTCGTTGTGAGCTCAGTTTCGCTCTCTCATGATGGCGTATGCAGGGGGGCGCTGCGGGGGTTTTACCGGGACGGGTTCCGTTTTACTTCTTGATGAAAATCCCTGCCACATCGGCGTTCTTGATCGGGGTGTCGGCGTTGGCCTGTACGCCGCACAGCACGCCGACCGAGGCCATCGTCAGATCGACGACGGTGCCCGCGGGTTCGTGATCGTCGTTGGTCTGCTGTTTGACGAATTTGGTGATGGTGACGCGCTGGGTGTCCTGATCCTGTTTGACATATTCGCTGCACGGGGTGTCGCCGCCGCGGTTGAGCGCGGTCTTGACCTCGGAACACCCCGTGAGCGCCGCCGCGATCGCGGCGCAGAGCAGTACGGTCGCGCCTGCGGCGGCGCGGGGTCGCGGGCGCGGGAAGTCTCGCGTCATCCTCGTGTGTTCCTCGGGGTCGGTCGGACGGGTCGCCCCAGCCTATGCCAGTGCCCGGTGCGGCGGCCGCCCCGGCGCGCTGCCGCCGGGCGCCCGTTCGGATCAGCTTGCCGGGAACTGTGTTTCCTCGCGGCTGAGGGTGCGGGGGATGTCGAAGGCGGCCAGTTTGTCGGGGTGCCCTCCAGACACGGCGCACCACCCGGATCTGGCATGGCATGACTCACATCACATCCACTGGACCTCAACCGCTGTTCGTATTCGATGCTCGAAGCGTCGGGTGATCCACGAAAAACCAGGGAGGGCACGGTGATCGGTGATGAGCGTCGATGACATCCTGGCGCTGATGCGACAGAGTTGGGAACGCGGTGACGCCAGCTCCTACGCCGCCCTGTTCACCGAGGACGCGACGTTTGTCGACGTGCTCGGACGGGTGCAGCGGGGGCGGGCGGTGATCGCGCGCGAACATCAGAAGTTGTTCGACACCATTTATCGGGACAGCCGGTGGGCGGGCCGCGTCGAACGCGTCGCGGATCTCGGCGACGGTGTGGTCGTGGTGAACAGCGTCTCCGAGTTGTCGGTGCCGCGGGGGCCGCGCGCCGGTATCACGGCGGCCGTCCAAACCATGGTGGTGGTCGACGGATCGATCGCCTGGTTCCACAACACGGTGCGCACCGGGCTGGCCGATTTCGCCGACCACGATGCCGATCTGGCCGCGCTGTCCCCGCTCGGCTGGGCCTCAGGCGCGGAAAGTGCGTAGCGGGACGTTCATCTCGGCGGCGGTGAGCGAACCGTGGTGTGCGGCAAGGGCGGATTGCAGGGGTTCGACGCCGGTGCGCACGACGCCGCGGCTGCCGTGCGCGACGACGACGAGATCGCCGATGCGGTCGGCGACGTGGGTGGCGACGGCCGGGCCGAACCAGCCGCGGGCGATGGCGGCGTCGCGGGTGAGCACCTCGAAGTCGGCGCCGAGGGTGGCGCGCCAGGTGTCGGCGACATCGGCGGCGGCGCCGTCGCGGGTGTAGACGTGGCGGGCGCGGGCCTCGCCGCCGAGTTGGGCGACGCCGTCGCGCAGGGCGACGGTGGTGTCGAAGTCGACGCGGTCGGTGAGCGCGACCATGCCGTGGTCGGCGGTGACCACGAGAATCGCGTCGGGCGGCAGGTTTTCGGCGATATCGGCGGCGAGCCGGTCGACGTGGGTGAGTTCG
This region includes:
- a CDS encoding SgcJ/EcaC family oxidoreductase, which gives rise to MSVDDILALMRQSWERGDASSYAALFTEDATFVDVLGRVQRGRAVIAREHQKLFDTIYRDSRWAGRVERVADLGDGVVVVNSVSELSVPRGPRAGITAAVQTMVVVDGSIAWFHNTVRTGLADFADHDADLAALSPLGWASGAESA